A section of the Phaseolus vulgaris cultivar G19833 chromosome 8, P. vulgaris v2.0, whole genome shotgun sequence genome encodes:
- the LOC137824811 gene encoding uncharacterized protein, translating to MTDLPIQKVLKKPDVAGRMVKWAVELSEFDVKYEPRRPIKGKIFADFVVELSAETTHNAGSDDRWVLSVDGSSNQLGSGAGVILEGPNGVLIEQSLRFAFKASNNQAEYEALIAGILLAKEMGAKALMAKSDSLLITGQVTGEFQAKDPQMAAYLEYVQELRSSFALFEVVHVPREQNARADLLAKLTSSGKGGRQRTVIQETLKTPRAFAADHQVLQVCKSTEGIARSHRSLTQETLRASRVRAHPVEEAKTTRVCAVYQPDTWITPYQRYIADGVLPVDPTEARKIKKSSSKFTLIDGELYRFRFTHPLLVCVHGEKCVRIMTELHEGICGSHIGGRALATRTLRAGYYWPTMREDCKEYAQRCKQCQQHADWHKAPPEELKSIYSPWPFHTWGIDILGPFPLAIRQMKYLVVAIEYFTKWIEAEPVAQITAHKIQNFVWKNIVCRFGVPKRLVLDNGTQFASHLLKKLCEDIGTQQVFAYVDHPQKNGQVESANRVLLRGLKRRLEKAKGSWAEEVPRILRRLAES from the exons atgactgacttgcccatccaaaaggttctaaagaaaccggatgtagctggaaggatggtaaaatgggcggtggagttgtcagagttcgacGTCAAGTACGAACCCCGAAGACCGATTAAAGGGAAAATCTTCGCCGATTTTGTGGTTGAGCTGTCCGCTGAGACGACGCATAATGCCGGAAGCGATgatcgttgggtactctcggttgatgggtcgtccaaccagctagGTAGTGgggctggagtcattttggaaggacccaacggtgtgttaatagaacaatccctgaggtttgcctttaaagccagcaataaTCAGGCGGAATATGAGGCATTGATTGCCGGTATCCTTTTGgcaaaggaaatgggggcgaaggcactgatggccaagagcgactcttTGCTGATCACCGGGCAGGTGACCGGCGaattccaggccaaggatccacaaatggcggcttacctagaGTATGTACAGGAGCTGAGAAGTTCTTTTGCCTTGTTCGAAGTGGTGCACGtaccaagggagcagaatgcccgagctgacttgcttgccaagctcaccagttcaggcaaggggggcaggcagaggactgttATACAAGAAACTCTAAAGACACCTCGGGCGTTCGCAgcagaccaccaggttcttcaaGTTTGCAAGTCAACGGAAGGGATAGCAAGGAGTCATCGATCGTTAACTCAGGAAACCTTGAGGGCATCGAGAGTTAGGGCGCACCCAGTGGAAGAAGCGAAGACAACGCGAGTTTGCGCCGTTTACCAACCAGATACATGGATAACACCATACCAGCGGTACATAGCAGACGGCGTCCTCCCAGTAGATCCAACAGAggccagaaagataaagaaaagctccagcaagttcaccttGATCGATGGGGAGCTGTACAGGTTCAGATTTACACACCCCCTATTAGTATGTGTGCATGGAGAGAAGTGCGTAAGAATTATGACTGAACTCCATGAGGGAATCTGCGGAAGCCACATCGGAGGTCGAGCCCTGGCAACGAGAACTCTCCGCGCGGGCtattattggccaaccatgagggaagattgcaaggaATACGCACAacgttgcaaacaatgccagcaacacgctgattggcacaaagcgcccccagaagagctaaagtcaatctacagcccttggccatttcatacgtggggaatcgatattctggggccctttccgttggcgatcaggcaaatgaagtacttagTCGTAgcgatcgagtacttcacgaaatggattgaagcggaaccagtagcccagatcactgcACACAAGATTCAgaatttcgtatggaagaacatcgtgtgtcgtTTTGGTGTACCCAAGCGTTTGGTATTAGATAATGGGACCCAATTCGCAAGTCACTTATTGAAGAAACTGTGCGAGGATATTGGGACGCAACAAGTGTTTGCTTATGTGGATCACCCACAAAagaatgggcaagtggagtcggccaatcgggttttgctgagaggactgaagaggaggttggagaaagccaaggggtcttgggctgaggaagtcCCCCGCATa TTAAGAAGGCTTGCTGAAAGTTAA